In Chlorocebus sabaeus isolate Y175 chromosome 11, mChlSab1.0.hap1, whole genome shotgun sequence, one DNA window encodes the following:
- the TCP11L2 gene encoding T-complex protein 11-like protein 2 isoform X1: MPFNGEKQCVGEDQPSDSDSSRFSESMASLSDYECSRQSFTSDSSSKSSSPASTSPPRVVTFDEVMAATRNLSNLTLAHEIAVNENFQLKQEALPENSLAGQVKHIVHQAFWDVLDSELNADPPEFEHAIKLFEEIREILLSFLTPGGNRLRNQICEVLDTDLIRQQAEHSAVDIQGLANYVISTMGKLCAPVRDNDIRELKATGNIVEVLRQIFHVLDLMKMDMANFTIMSLRPHLQRQLVEYERTKFQEILEETPSALDQTTEWIKESVNEELFSLSESALTPGAENTSKPSLSPTLVLNNSYLKLLQWDYQKKELPETLMTDGARLQELTEKLNQLKIIACLSLITNNMVGAITGGLPELANRLKRISAVLLEGMNKETFNSKEVLNSIGVQTCAEVNKTLMERGLPTFSAEIQANLIGQFSSIEEEDNPIWSLIDKRIKLYMKSLLCLPSPQKCMPPMPGGLAVIQQELEALGCQYANIVNLNKQVYGPFYANILRKLLFNEEAMGKVDASPPTN; this comes from the exons ATGCCCTTCAATGGCGAGAAGCAGTGTGTGGGAGAGGACCAGCCAAGCGACTCTGATTCTTCCCGGTTTTCCGAAAGCATGGCTTCGCTCAGTGACTATGAGTGCTCCAGGCAGAGCTTTACAAGTGACTCCTCCAGCAAATCCAGCTCTCCTGCTT caacAAGCCCTCCAAGAGTTGTAACATTTGACGAAGTGATGGCTGCAACAAGGAACTTATCAAACTTGACTCTTGCTCATGAGATTGCTGTAAATGAGAATTTTCAATTGAAACAAGAGGCCCTCCCAGAAAACAG TTTGGCTGGTCAAGTGAAGCACATTGTTCACCAGGCCTTCTGGGACGTCTTGGATTCAGAACTAAATGCTGACCCTCCTGAGTTTGAACATGCCATCAAACTGTTTGAAGAAATCAGAGAG attcttctctcttttctgactCCTGGTGGTAACCGGCTTCGCAACCAGATCTGTGAAGTTTTGGACACAGACCTCATTAGGCAGCAGGCAGAGCACAGTGCTGTTGACATCCAAGGCCTGGCCAACTATGTCATCAGTACGATGGGAAAGCTGTGTGCTCCCGTGCGAGATAACGATATCAGAGAGTTAAAGGCTACTGGCAACATCGTGGAGGTGCTGAG aCAAATATTCCATGTCCTGGACCTCATGAAAATGGACATGGCCAATTTTACAATTATGAGTCTCAGACCACACCTTCAACGCCAGTTGGTGGAATATGAGAGAACCAAGTTCCAGGAAATTCTAGAAGAAACTCCAA GTGCTCTTGATCAGACTACAGAATGGATAAAAGAATCTGTAAATgaagaattattttctctttctgagagTGCTTTAACTCCTGGGGCCGAAAATACCTCCAAGCCAAGCCTGAGCCCTACTTTGGTGCTAAATAATAGTTACTTGAAACTGTTACAGTGGGATTATCAGAAAAAAGAATTACCAGAG aCACTTATGACAGATGGAGCACGTCTTCAGGAACTGACAGAAAAGCTGAATCAATTGAAAATTATTGCCTGCCTGTCCTTAATTACCAACAACATGGTGGGTGCTATTACAGGAGGCCTGCCTGAGCTTGCAAACAGGTTAAAAAGGATTTCAGCTGTTCTACTCGAAGGCATGAACAAAGA GACCTTTAACTCGAAGGAAGTCCTGAATTCTATTGGTGTTCAGACTTGTGCTGAGGTTAACAAGACCCTGATGGAGAGAGGTTTACCCACTTTCAGTGCTGAGATTCAAGCTAATCTTATAGGTCAATTTTCAAGCATTGAAGAGGAGGACAATCCTATCTGGTCCTTGATTG atAAACGAATTAAGCTTTACATGAAAAGCCTACTTTGTCTTCCAAGCCCTCAAAAATGCATGCCTCCTATGCCAGGAGGCCTAGCTGTCATTCAGCAGGAGCTAGAAGCCCTAGGCTGTCAATATGCAAACATTGTGAATCTCAACAAACAAGTGTATGGACCATTTTATGCAAATATACTTCGAAAGCTGCTCTTCAATGAGGAAGCCATGGGGAAGGTAGATGCTTCACCTCCTACTAACTAA
- the TCP11L2 gene encoding T-complex protein 11-like protein 2 isoform X3: protein MPFNGEKQCVGEDQPSDSDSSRFSESMASLSDYECSRQSFTSDSSSKSSSPASTSPPRVVTFDEVMAATRNLSNLTLAHEIAVNENFQLKQEALPENSLAGQVKHIVHQAFWDVLDSELNADPPEFEHAIKLFEEIREILLSFLTPGGNRLRNQICEVLDTDLIRQQAEHSAVDIQGLANYVISTMGKLCAPVRDNDIRELKATGNIVEVLRQIFHVLDLMKMDMANFTIMSLRPHLQRQLVEYERTKFQEILEETPRKAEVAGAS, encoded by the exons ATGCCCTTCAATGGCGAGAAGCAGTGTGTGGGAGAGGACCAGCCAAGCGACTCTGATTCTTCCCGGTTTTCCGAAAGCATGGCTTCGCTCAGTGACTATGAGTGCTCCAGGCAGAGCTTTACAAGTGACTCCTCCAGCAAATCCAGCTCTCCTGCTT caacAAGCCCTCCAAGAGTTGTAACATTTGACGAAGTGATGGCTGCAACAAGGAACTTATCAAACTTGACTCTTGCTCATGAGATTGCTGTAAATGAGAATTTTCAATTGAAACAAGAGGCCCTCCCAGAAAACAG TTTGGCTGGTCAAGTGAAGCACATTGTTCACCAGGCCTTCTGGGACGTCTTGGATTCAGAACTAAATGCTGACCCTCCTGAGTTTGAACATGCCATCAAACTGTTTGAAGAAATCAGAGAG attcttctctcttttctgactCCTGGTGGTAACCGGCTTCGCAACCAGATCTGTGAAGTTTTGGACACAGACCTCATTAGGCAGCAGGCAGAGCACAGTGCTGTTGACATCCAAGGCCTGGCCAACTATGTCATCAGTACGATGGGAAAGCTGTGTGCTCCCGTGCGAGATAACGATATCAGAGAGTTAAAGGCTACTGGCAACATCGTGGAGGTGCTGAG aCAAATATTCCATGTCCTGGACCTCATGAAAATGGACATGGCCAATTTTACAATTATGAGTCTCAGACCACACCTTCAACGCCAGTTGGTGGAATATGAGAGAACCAAGTTCCAGGAAATTCTAGAAGAAACTCCAA GAAAAGCCGAGGTTGCAGGTGCCTCATGA
- the TCP11L2 gene encoding T-complex protein 11-like protein 2 isoform X2 yields the protein MAATRNLSNLTLAHEIAVNENFQLKQEALPENSLAGQVKHIVHQAFWDVLDSELNADPPEFEHAIKLFEEIREILLSFLTPGGNRLRNQICEVLDTDLIRQQAEHSAVDIQGLANYVISTMGKLCAPVRDNDIRELKATGNIVEVLRQIFHVLDLMKMDMANFTIMSLRPHLQRQLVEYERTKFQEILEETPSALDQTTEWIKESVNEELFSLSESALTPGAENTSKPSLSPTLVLNNSYLKLLQWDYQKKELPETLMTDGARLQELTEKLNQLKIIACLSLITNNMVGAITGGLPELANRLKRISAVLLEGMNKETFNSKEVLNSIGVQTCAEVNKTLMERGLPTFSAEIQANLIGQFSSIEEEDNPIWSLIDKRIKLYMKSLLCLPSPQKCMPPMPGGLAVIQQELEALGCQYANIVNLNKQVYGPFYANILRKLLFNEEAMGKVDASPPTN from the exons ATGGCTGCAACAAGGAACTTATCAAACTTGACTCTTGCTCATGAGATTGCTGTAAATGAGAATTTTCAATTGAAACAAGAGGCCCTCCCAGAAAACAG TTTGGCTGGTCAAGTGAAGCACATTGTTCACCAGGCCTTCTGGGACGTCTTGGATTCAGAACTAAATGCTGACCCTCCTGAGTTTGAACATGCCATCAAACTGTTTGAAGAAATCAGAGAG attcttctctcttttctgactCCTGGTGGTAACCGGCTTCGCAACCAGATCTGTGAAGTTTTGGACACAGACCTCATTAGGCAGCAGGCAGAGCACAGTGCTGTTGACATCCAAGGCCTGGCCAACTATGTCATCAGTACGATGGGAAAGCTGTGTGCTCCCGTGCGAGATAACGATATCAGAGAGTTAAAGGCTACTGGCAACATCGTGGAGGTGCTGAG aCAAATATTCCATGTCCTGGACCTCATGAAAATGGACATGGCCAATTTTACAATTATGAGTCTCAGACCACACCTTCAACGCCAGTTGGTGGAATATGAGAGAACCAAGTTCCAGGAAATTCTAGAAGAAACTCCAA GTGCTCTTGATCAGACTACAGAATGGATAAAAGAATCTGTAAATgaagaattattttctctttctgagagTGCTTTAACTCCTGGGGCCGAAAATACCTCCAAGCCAAGCCTGAGCCCTACTTTGGTGCTAAATAATAGTTACTTGAAACTGTTACAGTGGGATTATCAGAAAAAAGAATTACCAGAG aCACTTATGACAGATGGAGCACGTCTTCAGGAACTGACAGAAAAGCTGAATCAATTGAAAATTATTGCCTGCCTGTCCTTAATTACCAACAACATGGTGGGTGCTATTACAGGAGGCCTGCCTGAGCTTGCAAACAGGTTAAAAAGGATTTCAGCTGTTCTACTCGAAGGCATGAACAAAGA GACCTTTAACTCGAAGGAAGTCCTGAATTCTATTGGTGTTCAGACTTGTGCTGAGGTTAACAAGACCCTGATGGAGAGAGGTTTACCCACTTTCAGTGCTGAGATTCAAGCTAATCTTATAGGTCAATTTTCAAGCATTGAAGAGGAGGACAATCCTATCTGGTCCTTGATTG atAAACGAATTAAGCTTTACATGAAAAGCCTACTTTGTCTTCCAAGCCCTCAAAAATGCATGCCTCCTATGCCAGGAGGCCTAGCTGTCATTCAGCAGGAGCTAGAAGCCCTAGGCTGTCAATATGCAAACATTGTGAATCTCAACAAACAAGTGTATGGACCATTTTATGCAAATATACTTCGAAAGCTGCTCTTCAATGAGGAAGCCATGGGGAAGGTAGATGCTTCACCTCCTACTAACTAA